A stretch of the Papaver somniferum cultivar HN1 chromosome 6, ASM357369v1, whole genome shotgun sequence genome encodes the following:
- the LOC113291823 gene encoding F-box/kelch-repeat protein At3g06240-like, whose amino-acid sequence METGSQSSSADLSDDLIMEILTLLPPESIVRFRCVSKSWCDLIDLNFLKLLVTKKEPVNHQDYSVELKSLIESDEDAVDYMYPFQNPCGDGSIEIVGSCNGLICACHAGCVFYVWNPYTAEYKVILSMESPLGFLTKDSNRRMGYGCSDINIGYGFGYDSKSCSYKFVSIFSEPDTDLSEVQMYRLGSGLWKSFDSCIAYQFSREEPGVFLDGALHWLVSSHMGNDESQPRVLISMDMEDGVFKEIAQPEHMDDFDYTFVGGLRGCLCLLCSVSNAKFEIWQMKDYGVGESWSKVFKTDYAELMTMGIRSFRYIRRLVSLRNGEIFFEACDQHGVVDVVRTHLDEKERCQNSGGGYKYMKNILQMEAYVASLVSVKSGTFVGDELKNYPRRLRRPG is encoded by the coding sequence ATGGAAACGGGAAGTCAGAGCTCATCGGCTGACCTTTCAGATGATCTAATCATGGAAATTCTCACACTCCTACCTCCAGAGTCTATCGTAAGATTCAGGTGCGTAAGCAAGTCATGGTGTGATTTGATCGATCTTAATTTTCTTAAATTACTCGTAACGAAAAAAGAACCCGTAAATCATCAAGATTACAGCGTAGAATTGAAATCGTTGATAGAGTCTGATGAGGATGCTGTTGATTACATGTACCCATTCCAGAATCCCTGTGGAGATGGGAGTATTGAAATTGTTGGTAGttgtaatggtttgatttgtgcaTGTCATGCTGGTTGTGTTTTCTACGTTTGGAATCCATATACTGCAGAGTACAAAGTGATATTGTCAATGGAATCCCCTTTGGGTTTTCTAACCAAAGACTCCAATAGACGCATGGGTTATGGTTGTTCCGATATAAACATCGGTTATGGGTTTGGttatgattctaaatcttgtagTTACAAGTTTGTGTCGATTTTTAGTGAGCCAGATACGGATTTATCTGAAGTTCAGATGTATAGGTTAGGTTCAGGTTTATGGAAATCGTTTGATTCTTGCATTGCTTATCAATTTTCTAGAGAAGAGCCTGGGGTGTTTCTAGATGGAGCTCTCCACTGGTTAGTAAGTTCGCATATGGGTAACGACGAGTCTCAACCGCGAGTTTTAATTTCTATGGATATGGAAGACGGGGTATTCAAAGAAATTGCGCAGCCTGAGCATATGGATGATTTTGATTATACATTTGTTGGTGGGCTGAGAGGTTGCCTTTGCTTGCTGTGTAGTGTTTCTAATGCTAAATTTGAGATATGGCAGATGAAAGATTATGGAGTGGGAGAGAGTTGGTCTAAAGTGTTCAAAACTGACTATGCAGAGCTTATGACAATGGGTATTCGATCCTTTCGATACATAAGGAGACTTGTATCTTTGAGAAATGGAGAAATCTTTTTTGAGGCGTGTGATCAGCATGGGGTGGTTGATGTTGTGAGAACCCACTTGGATGAAAAGGAAAGATGTCAAAATAGTGGAGGAGGATACAAGTACATGAAGAATATCTTGCAGATGGAGGCTTATGTGGCGAGTCTAGTTTCAGTTAAATCGGGTACGTTTGTAGGGGATGAGCTAAAAAATTACCCCCGCAGGTTGAGACGTCCGGGTTGA
- the LOC113290150 gene encoding uncharacterized protein LOC113290150 — protein MVFFDFNVPYLEPEKTDSNGKKNTRLKIAVKAMELGYSGVAYNRCMKGVMSDNDRCTIYLFPLSSLLKVSPTLSDSVKFHRELLKVPLNTPFRQYTRLTVTVENIVQAGVLNSGNPVLKTYDLVAVKPLNQTVFDHVCRVSEVDLIAIDFSERLPFRLKLPMVKAAIERGIYFEITYSHLISDIQARRQIVTNAKLLVDWTRGKNIIFTSGASSVNELRGPYDVANLSSLLGLSMERAKAATSKNCRALIARALRKKQFYKGAIRVEKIPSCQRVDAKEPWFPDCNNWDEISSGEGDIQLDDIAKFFAASSKVPKTSKAIDFVSVIKDLPSHGMRFNDWLPAGGNKSQLQEDTPISDAKSYESPDMDKISKHPDGPEVVPFSHPKSLFSTCVEHQTPSTHILSTDGTQGETTSIFCEEPVSLDKVYEVPDAAEIVPHDTPSQDCISIIDVDLMLPDNVVSGLSSVGVSGTSFSCQANPVGPVSVGSTLTPEDHVHTTIVDDLVFPMETAPGLSTSKESDSLPQIGNSEILNSSDDATGAHAVNMEKIISETGEGKQIDLVAAGCDMPIVLGELEEIQNSCDAKVLLADDKPVECHTNMQVDAALFADEVSQKNSFVEMERHAQEGVIEMSSRARDESTSGEGRVRRPAFPFPLHRLWRPIVFKKKSKKSRNRSKRL, from the exons ATGGTGTTCTTTGATTTCAATGTTCCATATCTAGAACCAGAAAAAACGGACAGTAATggaaagaaaaacacaagattgAAAATAGCTGTGAAAGCAATGGAATTAGGTTACAGCGGAGTAGCTTATAATAGATGTATGAAAGGAGTTATGTCCGATAATGATCGTTGTACAATTTATCTATTCCCACTTTCTTCATTGCTAAAAGTTTCTCCAACTCTATCTGATTCCGTTAAATTTCATAGAGAACTATTGAAGGTTCCATTGAATACTCCTTTCCGTCAGTATACTAGGTTAACAGTTACAGTTGAGAATATTGTTCAAGCTGGTGTTTTGAATTCAGGAAATCCTGTTTTGAAAACTTATGATTTGGTTGCTGTTAAGCCTTTGAATCAGACTGTATTTGATCACGTCTGTAGAGTTTCTGAGGTGGATTTAATTGCTATTGATTTTTCTGAGAGGTTACCTTTTCGACTGAAGCTTCCCATGGTTAAAGCTGCAATTGAG CGAGGGATATACTTCGAAATAACGTATTCACATCTTATCTCTGATATTCAAGCAAGGAGGCAAATTGTTACAAATGCTAAG CTATTAGTGGATTGGACACGAGGGAAAAATATCATTTTTACAAGTGGTGCGTCCTCTGTTAATGAACTTAGAGGACCTTATGATGTGGCAAATTTGTCCTCTTTGCTTGGCCTCTCTATGGAGCGTGCAAAAGCTGCGACTTCAAAGAATTGCAG GGCTTTAATAGCTCGAGCACTTAGGAAAAAACAGTTCTACAAAGGAGCCATTAGAGTCGAAAAAATTCCATCTTGTCAACGAGTAGATGCAAAGGAGCCTTGGTTTCCTGACTGCAATAACTGGGATGAAATCTCCAGCGGCGAAGGAGATATTCAGTTGGATGATATTGCAAAGTTTTTCGCTGCCTCTAGTAAAGTTCCAAAAACTTCCAAGGCAATTGATTTTGTGTCAGTTATCAAAGACTTGCCATCTCATGGTATGAGATTTAATGACTGGTTGCCTGCTGGTGGAAACAAGTCACAACTGCAGGAAGATACACCTATTTCAGATGCCAAGTCTTACGAATCTCCTGACATGGACAAAATCTCCAAACATCCAGATGGACCCGAGGTAGTTCCCTTTTCACATCCAAAGTCGCTATTTAGTACTTGTGTAGAGCACCAAACCCCCAGTACTCATATTTTGTCTACTGATGGAACACAAGGTGAAACTACTTCCATATTTTGTGAAGAACCTGTGAGTTTGGATAAGGTTTATGAAGTTCCGGATGCTGCTGAAATAGTACCACATGATACGCCATCACAGGATTGTATCTCTATTATTGACGTGGACCTTATGTTACCTGATAATGTTGTTTCTGGCCTCTCTTCTGTGGGGGTAAGTGGAACTTCTTTCTCATGCCAAGCGAACCCAGTGGGACCAGTTAGTGTAGGGTCAACTTTAACACCAGAGGATCATGTGCATACTACCATTGTAGATGATTTGGTGTTCCCAATGGAAACTGCCCCCGGCCTGTCCACTTCTAAGGAATCTGATAGTCTTCCTCAGATTGGAAATTCTGAGATACTAAACAGCTCTGATGATGCTACGGGTGCACATGCTGTGAACATGGAGAAAATTATATCAGAAACAGGAGAAGGGAAGCAAATAGATTTAGTTGCAGCTGGATGTGATATGCCTATTGTCCTAGGGGAACTGGAAGAAATACAGAACAGTTGTGATGCTAAAGTTCTACTTGCAGATGACAAGCCCGTGGAATGTCACACTAATATGCAAGTGGACGCAGCTTTGTTTGCAGATGAAGTTTCACAAAAGAACTCTTTTGTTGAGATGGAAAGGCATGCACAAGAAGGGGTTATTGAAATGAGTAGTAGGGCACGTGATGAATCCACATCCG GAGAAGGCAGAGTTAGGCGTCCAGCTTTCCCATTTCCTCTCCATCGCCTCTGGAGGCctatagttttcaaaaaaaaatctaagaaatcaagaaacaggAGTAAAAGGTTGTAA